tccccaccctgctgctgcttctagCCATGGTGGGAGCCACAGGCAGCCGCCCAGGCCTCCCGGAGAAGCCAGTTCCCACGGCCGCCAGCCCCACTCTGTCCTCGCTGGGCGCCGTCTTCATCCTCCTGAAGTCCGCGCTGGGGGCCGGCCTGCTCAACTTCCCCTGGGCCTTCTACAAGGCGGGTGGGGTGACCCCTGCCTTCCTGGTGGAGCTGGTAAGCCCCTGCAGAGCATTTTGGGGGCTCTCCTGGGGAGGGAGCCAGCCGGGATCCTTGGCATGGCTTCCAGAGTGCTGGCCTAGAATCTGACACCCTTGAGGTTGGCCCGTCTCTCTGCTACTTGGGGAGGGGATCATCCTGCCGCGGGCCTGCGGGGAGAAGGCCCCTAGTCTGCTGTCAGTGGGGAGGTGGAGGCCGTGGGAAGCCGGGTGTTCTCCGGCACCTGCAGCGAGTGGAGCCACCAGGCGGCTGTAAGGCACCACGTCTGTGGCCTCACCTGGCGCATCGGTGGCCCTCACCTGCTGGCACAGCTAGGTAATGGAAGTGGGAGCCCGCGTGCAGTCAGGTCTCATGTAGGATGCTGTGAGCCCCTCATACTCGCAGGCCGCCAGGCCCGGGCCTCTGCCATGTCGCGGAGATCCAGCCCGAATTCCTAACCCACAAAGTCGGGGCTGAACGTCCGTCATGGAGAAGGGCTGCTAATAGCACAGCTTCGCTTTATTTGCAAGGACaacgcgccccccgcccccgccgccccgagcTGATAGTAAGCGCTGAGTCTCGTGGTAAGCCCTCCCACAGACGTTATCCCACGTGCTTCTTTGTGGCAACCAGCTGATAACAGCCACGGGGCCTCTGAAGTCCTTCTGGAAAGTGCTCGGTCCTGCCCCGTGTAGGGTAACCTGTGCCATTCCTGGCGCTGGCCGAGGGCCTGTCCTGCTGTGGGCTCCCTGCAGTCGTGCAGGCTCTGTCCCCTGGAAGCTCATTCTAGCAGGGGACACAGATCGATACAGGAAGGCAAATAATACTGTGGGGCGGTGGTCTTGCTCAAAGGGTCGTGTGACAGAGGGTGTGACAGAAGGTGGCACACAGTGGTCAGAGAAGGCCTCCTGGCAGAGGTGGTATTAAGCGGAGCCCCAGCAGAAATGGAAGAACATGTCCAGGTGCCCGTGAGGGGAAACCTGCTGTGTTTGGACGTGTGACGGCGAAAGACCAGCCTTCAGAATGATGAAGAGGCCTGATGTCCAGCCGTAGAGAGAACAGTGGAGCGGGGGGTCAGGACGGTTGTGGCCAGTGCCCTGTGAGCAGGGCCGTGGGGTCCCCCTCATGACGCTCTGTGCCGTCTGCCGGGCGCCTCGCTGAGCTGGAGGTGTCGATTGGGCAGGTCTGGGGGGGCCGAAGGGTGTGCGTTTTGGAGGCGCTCCCAGGGGCCAGGGCTCCTGCAGGTTTGACTTGCACTTGGGGCGGGATGGTCTGAAGATGCCGAACGCGAGTAAACGCAAACTCCCAACAAGTAAGGAATGAGGCTGCTGGTCCCCCCACGCCCACCTCCAGGCAGCAGCCTCCCCCACTTCTCCTGGCCAGTGAGCTGCCGTCTCCCCTCAGCGTTTGGACACCCCACTGCTGAGAGGTAACAGGTGCGAGGTTCTAGGTCTCTAGATACGGGTCAGCCCTGGAGCTTTCATGAAATGTAACGAACCTGGACCCTCTTTGGGGCCTCAGGGAGGCGGGCCTGGGTGCAGGGTAAGGGATCTGCTGTCCTGCCGCGTGGAGGCTCAGGGTCACTCTTGCGGGGTGCCCTGTCCCACATGCAAGCAGGTTTCTTGGGACGGGACAGGGCAGAACAGTatgggaaggggcaggagaaagCTCCGGGCTGTGGTAGCATGTTCTGTCGGGGTGGGCGTGGGTGGCACACGTGCATTTGTTGGACCTTGGCCAATGGAACGTACTTGTGACCTGCAACCCATGGAGTTTTAGGAGAGGGATTTAGACTCTCGGGGTTTCCGATGCCTCTTCTGCTCAACTGGGACTAGAAAGCATGAGTGCAGGTGCCCAGACTTATTTACCGCCAGAGCGGACACGGCTGTTCCTGCTCTGTAGCTCCGGTCTTGGGGCAGAGGAGGGCTTGGTGGCCCGTCGGGGAGAGGCTCTGGGTGGCAGGTGGCCTCTGTGGGTAACAGCCCTGTGGAGAGGGGCATCCGAGTTCAAGAGACAGCAGGCTTGGGCGGGAAGCTGGGGATGCACCCTGGCCCCCTGGTCCCGCCCCGCAGGTCTCCCTGATCTTCCTCATCAGCGGGCTGGTCATCCTGGGCTACGCTGCTTCCGTCAGCGGCCAGGCCACCTACCAGGGCGTGGTCGGAGACCTGTGCGGCCCCACCATCGGGAAGCTGTGTGAGGCCTGCTTCGTCGTCAACCTGCTCATGATCTCCGTGGCCTTCCTCAGGGTGATTGGGGACCAGCTGGAGAAGCGTAAGTACTGGCattggagttggggggggggttccccGGGGCTTCCGGTTGATGAGCGGGATGTAGGTGCTGGGCAGGGCCCTGAGGGGGCAGCAGAGGCCAAGGCCACCCGTAGGCTCGTCCCGTTGGGACAGAGGGAGGCCCGGAGTAGTAGTTAGGGGCACACGGAGGGTCACGGAGCAAGAGGGGCTGTGCTGGACTGGCGGGGACAACCCCATGCATGGCGGGGGGAGCCGAGCCAGCTGCAGAGAAGCCCCTTTGAAGGGAGAGTCCGGTGTCACCCTGAGTTCGGTGGCCTCCAAGACTGAGCGCAGACCCCTCTGGCGTCTCGTCCCCTATCGGCCTTTCCCCGCGAACGCTGCAGTCGCCGTCGCCGCGCCCTGAAGCATCGCTAGGTTCTCTTCGTTGCCCTTCCACTCGGCGCACTTGCTAATGTCCGCTGTGGTTCTTCCCTTGACCCGTGGGAGGCTTGGACTCCTGTGGTTCAGTGTCCAGTTCTTTGGGAGTCTCCTGGACGccctcttggtttctgctttccTGTGCCTGTCGGAGAACACACTGCGCGTGGCTTCCGTCTTGGGTGTTGGAGGATTGCGCTGGGCGCCCCGCGTCCGTCTCAGTGGGCACCCCACGCGCTCCCGAGGGCTGTGCCTTCTGCTCTTGGGCGCTGTGTTCCGGGACACATGACTCGAGGTGGCCCACGGCTTCGGTCGGGTCCTCCATAGCCTCGCTGTTTGTTTTCCAAATCTCATCATTCTGTCAGTTCCTGGAAGAGGGCAGTTAAAGTCCGCTGTGATTGTAGACTTGTCTGTTTGcccttttaaagacttatttatctagagagagcatgagttgggggaggggcagggagaggagggagagactctcaagcctGCGTGGccggctccatctcacaaccctgagacgtgacctgagccgaaatcaggagtcggacacgTACTGGACGgggccacccatgcgccccattTGCCTTTTTAATTCTGTCCATTCTTGCCTCCTGGTGTTGGAAGCTCCGTTACCAGGCTCACACCCGTGAGCCATCCCTCTGTTACTATGAAAtaccccccttttttaaaaaaatattttatttatttatttgacaggtagagctcacaagtaggcagagagagaggaggaagcaggctccccgctgagcagagagcccgatgcggggctcgatcccaggacccccgagatcatgacctgagccaaaggcagaggcttaaccctctgagccacccaggcgccccagtgaaaTACCCTCTTTTTGTGTCTGGTAGTACTCTGCCCTCACAGCGACCTTCTCCGACTGTAGCCGCACCGGGCTCCTTACTCTGAGTGCCGGCCGGCCTCTCCTCCCAGCCGGTTCCCGGGGAGCCTTCCTGGGCCTGGGGAGGCCGGGTGCATTTCCTGCAGACACCACGTGGTTGAGTCTGGCTTTTTTCTCATCTTGATGGTGGCCGACTTCACCTGGATTAGTGCTGAGGTTTTGTTAGTCGAACCGTAGCCATCGGTACGGTTGGATTTTGGGCTCCCGCTTTGGCGTTTTGTTGGTTCTGCTGGTGGAGCCGAAGAGGAGAAGGCCCCTGGTGCTGGGTTATGGAAATGCATGGGATCCATGTCTCAGGAAGTACTCGGCCTAGAATGCACGTTGGCTGGTAAATCAGAGCCTCCTGGTGGGTAAATGAGCACAAAAACGCCCTTCCTGTCGCCAGCAGATAGAGGCCCACGCGGTCTCACCTCTGGTCGTCCGGTGTGGAGCCGCGCTGAGAAGGATTTGGAGGCTGCACTCAGGCCCGGGAGCGGGGCAGCCGGAGGGGTTAGCACACTGGTCAGGATACAGGCCACCGCGGGTGTACCCGGGTGGATTGGCTGCGGTCGTGAGGGCGTTGCTAGTGTGCTGGCCGTGAGGTGCCTGGGCTGGGTCTCTCTGTGGGCAAGCCCAGGCTGCTTGGGAAGAGAGCTGACCAGagtttgggggtgcttgggtgtgGCTTTGCGTGCACTGGGTACAAATGACGTTAAGTGAGAGGTGCTGAAAGTCCTCGAGGAACGTTCTAGAGATTGAAGGCTCAGGAACCCAGATGTCAGAGCTGGGTTCCTGGCTGAGGCgttccaggtggtgggtgggGCTTCCCACATGAGGCCACCCACATGGCCTCTGGGTGGCGCATGGCCGTGGCGTCTGTGGCTGGGACGCCTGCTTCACTGTCCTGGCTGGAGCCGGTGTGGAGCGACCTCAGGGCAGGACTCTCTGCCCTTGCCGTGGTTCGGAAGAAGCAAGCTGTTCTGAGGAGCCCTTCATTTCTCTGCATGGCGGGCTTCACTGAGCATTTGGTGACACATAGAAAAGGGTGACAGTCCGGCAGAGAAGACAGCCCCAAGTGGGCCACGGGCCACCTGTGGTTGGTGGgcactgggggtggggtagggtggggggagtCTGTCCTCTCGCTCTTAACTCGGAGCGGGCTGCCAGACACCTCGGCGCAGCACAGTGTGGCCGATGGGATGTGGCCAGTTCCAGGCCTAGCGCTTGAGGACGGGCCGTTTCCACTGGGTCTCGGGGAGCCCCTGGCTGCCCCAGTCTAGACCGTTGGAGGGTTCTTGTGGAGAGACCCTGAGGTTGCAGGGAGGCCCAGTAGAgcccaggtgtccccagcagGCCCCCAGTGGGGGCCCATCAGGGGTCCTCTAGCCCAGCCCTCCGCTGACCCACATGGAGCCGATCCGGGCAGCTCAGTCCTGCCCTAATTCTCCTCCGGTCCCTGGTGTGCGTCACTCTGGGCTGCTTGGCTCGGTCTCCCAGTTCTGGGTCCAGAAGGCCATTCCaggcccccaccccacacacccacTGGGCTCCTTCGCAAACCAAAACATGTTCGCAAGAACTTGAGGCCCGGCCTTTTTGTCTGTGATTTGTTGCTGGACCCCATCACTTAGGGCAGTGTCTGGCTGGCTTCCTTCCCGCGTGGGGGCACGGGATAGGGTCCCCATCCCCTCCCTTTAGGCTCACAGGCTAACTTAGTGTCCGTGGCCAAGCCCACCCAgacctggagcagggagcctcatggcCGAAGCCGTGGCTGCGGGCGGAGGGCGTGCAGCGCTCCTAGCGGGCCCTGTCCCCCTGCCCGCCAGTGTGCGACTTGCTGCTGCCCAGCGCCCTGCCGGCCCTGCAGCCCTGGTACGCCGAGCAGCGCTTCACCCTGCCCCTGCTGTCCGCGCTGGTCATCCTGCCGCTGTCCGCCCCGCGGGAGATCGGGTTCCAGAAGTACACGAGGTACTACAGAAATACACGAGGCCTGCAGATGTTTCCTGGCgggaggggcctggggaggcTTCTTTCTGCCTGGGGTTAGGGGAGCTGGCAGCTCGGTCCCGCCATTTGGACAAGAGAAAAGGGCTGGAAAAGTGCACAAGTGACGTGTACGCGTGGTGGAAAACAGATGAACGAGAACGCGGCCGGCACGGACGTGACCTGCAGCTGAGCTCTTGTTCTTTGGTTAAGAATGGAGAGACCCTGGACACACTTCTGTTTCCATCTGACGCTCTGAGGGTTTATACACACGCTCGAGAAGATAGAGTCCGGCATAAGAGTTCGTCTGAGTGCACAGTCTGCCCTTGCCTGCTGTGCGTGACGATGGACATTTCACTTTGGAACTAGAATGGAGAAGCAGCCGTCTTCCCCCGTCCCCATGGCACAGAGAGGAAAGCGAAGCTGATAGCAGCAAGGACTTGGCCCAGCACCTTGCTAGCGTGGGCAGAGCTGGCACTCGGCCCCCACTGTGTGCGGGAGCCCAGGCGCCAGCTGGCGGGGCTGGTGGGCCCAGCATGGAGGCCCCTGACGCCGCGCCCCTCTGTCAGCATCCTAGGCTCCCTGGCCGCCTGCTACCTGGCCCTGGTCATCATGGTGCAGTACTACCTTGGGCCCCCAGGCCTCGTCCATGAGCCCCGCCCTGCAGCGAGGTGAGTTTGGGAGGTGGGGTGTAGCTGCACTGCTCCCAGGGGTGCCGAACCGGGATCCTTGGAAGAGGGACCCAGAGTCCCCGCACCTCCCTGTGAAATTCTTCATGTCTCTGATGCAGCAGAGCCCTGCCAAGTCCCTTGTCCTCCTTCAGGATGGCCTCTGGTGAGTAAGGGCCAGGGACAGGtggaaggacacacacacactgaatgcCACACACACACTGAATGCCCCACCCACCTGGGCCTCCGGGGCTGTTGCAGACAGACATCCCCCACAGCATGGAGGCAGCAGAGCTGGCGGGCAAGGCTTGGgttcctggcagagggaacagggGTGCGTGCAGGCTGGTGTGGCTGGACTGGCCTTAGGAAGGCCAGGACTCGCCGGAGGGGTGTCCTTTGGGGCTGCCACACTGTGGTGAGGACTTTGGTTTGGGCCAGGAAGCCCCTGCAGGAGTTTGAGCACAGCAGGGCTTGAAGTCAGGTCTTGTGGCTGGTCCTGTGCTGTGGGGATGTGACCAGGACAGTCACCAGGGCCCTGTGCCCAGAAGGTTGACTTTGGGCAGGACGACTCTGAGCTTTCAGCTTGGGCTCCGAGAAGGGTGCTGTTTCCTGGGCTGGAGAAGACAGGAGCGGGTGACTGGGGGAGGAGGTCCCGTGGGGACATGTTACCTTGGAGTAGCTCTGAGACCGCTAATGAAGGCATCAGGTGGCCAGCTGGACCCGCGTGTGTGGAGGTCGGAGAGAGGGATCTAGACTGGAGAGGGAAACGTGGTTAGTTTGGGCCCAGAGGTGGCATTCGAGGTCGCCGGGCTGGGTGAGACGTGCCCCTGAGCCGGTGGCGCTCAGTCCGGGACCAGGAGGTCAGAGGGCGGAGCCTGTGGAAGGGGAGCGGAAAGGCGAAGCAGGAAGACGGGTTCACCTCCTGGGGTGCTGGGCAAAGCAGGAATGCCTCTCGGAGTCTGCAAGTCCAGAGGCCAGGTGCGGCCGGGCCTGCTCCCTCTAGCCCCTCTGGGGGGCTCCTTCCTGCCCCTTGCAGCTTCCGGTGGCCCCAGCCATCCTTGGCCTCCCTTGGCCCGTGGGCGCCTCCCTCCCATCTCCGGCCCTGTCCTCGCAGGGCCTTCTCCCCTTGTCTGTTTCCCCTTCCGGTAAGGACACCAGTCGGTGGATGAGCCCCCCTGCTCCGGTGGGGCCTCGTCTAAGCTTAGCCAGTTACATGTACGAAACCCAACTCCAAGTGAGTCTTTGTTGCGAGGTTCCCAGGGGATGTAAATCCGGGGAGATGTTATTCAACCCAGGATAGAGGAGGCTAGAAGGTGCACCTCCGAAGTCAGTGAACAAAATTTCAGGAAGGCCAGGGTGATTGCCTCCAGATCCTGCTGCTGGGTCATGTGGGACCGAGCCCTGCCATTGGATTTAGCCGTGGAGGCCTGCTGGTGGAGCTCCATCAGGGAGAAGGGGGTGAGGGCCCAGGGGGCTTGGctccaggggagagggagagaggcagggaagaacGTTCTtttgaggaggggaggagagggatgggCAGGAGCTGCTGGGGGACCAAGGCCAGCAGGTGTTGCTTGTGCCTCTGTGTCCTCCAAGGTGCCAGAGGCTGGCACCCAGAGCTTCTTCTCAAAGGAAGCTGGGGGGCACCTGTCTGGGGACCCCTGACAGGGCTGGGCCTGGAGGTTCTGCCTTGTGCACACCTCCGCTCTCGTAGGCAGCGTGGGTGGCGGTCCAGCCGTCCTTGCACCGCTGGATCCGGGGGTGCTGCCTGCGTCCCCGCCCCTCACCCTGGTGGGAGCAGAAGGCCTCGGCAGAAGTTGGGAATTCCTTCGAGCCCCGTCCTGCCCGAGTTCTGCGTGCACAGAGAACGGCAAGCGAACAGACATCAGTGCAGGTAGACCTAGAAAGTGTAGCATTGAACACGCCTCGTTTTCCTGGTGATTAAGAATCTGTCTCCTAGGCTTTAGGTACGTTTTCCTGCGATTGTTGAAAACTCCTCCTCAAGTTGAGTGAGCCTGTTTCGAGTTGTGCTTTTTGTGGTAAACACCTGTCCGCGTCCCTTTGCAGGCCCTCCTCCTGGACCTCCATGTTCAGCGTCTTCCCGACCATCTGCTTCGGATTCCAGGTAATGTCTGCGGGCGTGTGGAGGCATTGCTCCCCCCGGAGAGTGTGGGCCTCTGTCAGGAAAGGTTAAGGCCTCGCCAGGGGACGAGACGGGCTGTCTGTCTGGGAGACCGTGCGTGTCGGTGGGCATCTGGGCTCAGTGAAGTATGCGTTGTCGTTGAACTCGGGAACCTGGCCCGCCAGCGCTAGCAGCACATTTGTCGGGTGTGGGGTGGTGTGGGGATCCGGAATTTGTTCCATCCTCTGTAGAATTCTCGCAGGACTGGCGCCGTGACTGGAGACCTAGAGCCACCTGCTTCTGGAACACACGTCATGCAGGGCGATCCTGCCCCGGAAGGCCTGCAGGCGGGGGGCGCTGGATGGCATGCCGGTGGCCGCGTGCTGGGGTGCACGGGGCATAGACAGAATCTCGGACCGGGTGGCACGGAGGGAGGATGGCTTGTGTGTGCGGAAGCCGGTGGAGGCCTTCAGAGGTAGCCCTGCGTGGGGCAGGTTCAGAGACAGCCTTTCCAAGCACCGATGCCTGAAAGTGACCTtgaagcaggggtgggaggcggccaggggaaggggagggcagctGGAGAGGTCGGCCGTGAGcccgtggcgggggggggggggggcggcggcgcaGAGGGTCTTAGACGAGGTGGGAGAGCGGCAGGGGGTGAGCCAGGCACTCCACGCGGTGCTGGAGGGGTGCAGTGGAGGGCGtggcccccctccctgccttctggTCCTTCTCGGGTCTTCCAGTCTCTCAGCGGGCGGCAGCGGACTCCGTTCGTTGTTCGTTCGTTGTTCCTTGAGTGTTTATTTAGGAAAGATGTGCCTCCCTCCTAAGaacagcccctccctccccagcacacCAGAGCCACCCCAGAGTAGAGTCCTGCTCGCAAGGGCTGGGGGTCTGGGCCGCTTCTCTCAACcagcttctgcttctctcctttgtcTTGCCTTTTCTTTGAGAAgcatgtttgggaaaaaaaaaaagtcctggaacATTTCCATTTATCTTCCTTATAAATCCGTCGATAGATCGCTTCTGGGGCTTAGCAAGCCGCCCGCAGGAatttctcacttttcttcttgCACATCCAATATTTTGAAAGATGGAAGCGATGATTTAGCTGTCAGCGGTCTGTCTGGCTGTGGCTCGCATCCCTCCCGCCCGTGCCGGGGCACCATGTGGTGTGGCAGGCTCGCGCTGCGGGGGCGGCCTTCCAGATGCTTACGCGGGGTGCCCCCCTCACCTTTGCCTCAGCTCTTCAACCGGTTCTCCTAGCAACCGGGGCCCGGGCTGCGGTTTCCAGGGACACGGGATGCAGCgatggggggctgggagaaggtgTGCGTTGCAGGGTCGGGGTGCGGGTGGGGCTCCGGCCCAGGCATCTGGGCTTGGAGCTTCCGGGGACCTGGGGAGTCGGGGGAGAGCAGCTGGAGGTGGGGATGGTGGGAGGTAGGCTGAGGGGGCAGCCAGGCGGAGGCGCGCGGTGGGAAGGGAGCTCTGGCCTGGTCAGACAGCTCTCCTCCCCCCGCACTGAGCAGTGGGGCTCCGCGTCCAGCCTGCACCGAGTCCGAGGGccgcctctgcccccagccccctcgGAGTGCTCCGCTGGATGGATCGAGCACAGCTTGTGACTCTGTTCCTCGGGGGTGGACGTGTGGCCGCTTTCCGCTTCTCGGTGTCTGTGCTCCCCTGCCTGGCCTTCTGTCACcaggagagcagagagccagccctggcccagccccaTCCTACACACTGCCCCAGCCACTGGCCTGGCTTAGCAGCCCTGCCCTCGTGGGACCTGCTTCAGTTCCCTGCGCGAGACCAGGAGGAACAGGGCCTGGGAGTCGGGGACCAACTGGAAGGAGGGCTGGGTGGCATCCTGCCACCGCCAGGCATCTCGTCCTGACCGCTGTGCTCTGCTTCTCCTCTAGACGCAGAGCCTCTGAGACCCTCCCCAGCCCCGGTGTCCCCGGTGTGGCGTCCTGTGTGGTCCCGCAGTGCGGGAGATGGGGGCGTAGGTTCTCTGGGTTCCCCTGGTGGAGGTTCCCTGCGAGGGCTAAGGGAGGGCTAAGCCCCCCACTGCCCAGCTGAGCCAGCTTGCGGCCAGCGGGCTCCTGCAAGGTCAGGGAGGCCTGGGGCAGAAAGCCCAAGGTCATGTGCCCTGAGGCTGGTCTCGGGGGAAGGTGTGCATGAGCTCACCCTGGGCTGGGGGCTGTTAGGGCAGCTGGAGTCTGGAGGACCTAGTGTGTCCCCTctgaacaccccccccccccgctgccaATGTGTGCTCCATTGGGGAGGGGATTGCGTCCAGCTGGTTTCTGTGGTTTCCCAGACCGGCATGAGGGGGACTGTTCCACATCGAAGTGCTGGGGAGGCTTCCTGGTAGCTGGTATGGGGTGGGTAAATGAGTCAACCGTGGAGTGTTCCTGAGCTTTGTACCAGGCCCCATGTTTGGCCTGAGCTCAGAGGCGTAAGTGAGGCAGATGTGGTCCTTGTTATCATGTAGCCAAAGATGCTGAACATGCAATCCCAAACGTACTCAAGTACAGGGCGGGGACACGGGGAAGATCTCGGTCCTGCTGGGGAGTGCTTTCTGGAAGGGTGGATGAGagctggctggaccaagagagaATCCCAGGTAGAGGACCCAGCGcaagcaaaggccctgaggcagtgAGGAGGAACGGAGGTGAACTGAGCCCAGTGGGTGAGGGAAGCATGGCTCCTTGGAGCCTGGAgagtgggcaggaggaggggattGGCATGTTTGATTTTGACCACAAGTGAGTAAAGAGGCTGATGTGTGGTAGGAACCCTGTCCTAGGAGCCTGTGACAGTCCTGGAGGCCCCGGGGGGCATGGAGATAGAGCCATTGCCTCTCAACCTGAATGCAAGTCCGGGGTTCCTGGGCTGCTCGTGAAATGCCACTGCCCACGACCTGCCCCAAGTAAACCAAGTCCTTGATGTTGGCTACAGGTGGTTTGTGCTTAAGTCTTGTCATGATGTCATAGAGTCCCTGTGAAGTTTATCGGTCATGGATACGTGTACTCCCATGTGAGCCTCAGCCCAGGCAGGATCTAGAGCATTGCCGGTCCCCCCCACCTCGAGAGCTCCTCCATGACCTTCCCCACTCACTAGCACCCTCCACTCTCTCTTCTGCCCTTTGTCACCGAAAGTGTGGTTTCCAGCTAGAGCAGTTCTGTTCCCAGAGCCCATTTGGCAACATCCAGAGACCTGATTGTCAGGACTGGGGTGTTCCTGGCATCCAGGGGCCTCGAGGCCAGGGACTCCGCCCAGCACCCTGCAGTGCAAAGAACCGTCTTCAGATGTCAGCGGTGCTGCCATCGAGACCCCTTGCCCTGGCTTAGCTTGTAACTTCACGTCCATGGAAACACGTTTCTGTGTCTTGCGCAGCGTTAGGGCTGTGAGGCTCTCCTGCGCACTGGCACACAGTTGTGTTCTTCCTTCTTCGgtgctgtgtaatattccacatGTGACTGCTAATAACCTCAGCCCTTCGACTGTCGGGGGTGTTTGGGTGGTTCTGTGTCCCGCCGGCCCTGTCCCCCTGAGCCCCGCCCCTGCCTTCCAGTGTCACGAGGCCGCGGTGTCCATCTACTGCAGCATGCGCCGCCGGAGCCTTTCCCACTGGGCCCTGGTCTCCGTGCTGTCCCTGCTGGCCTGCTGCCTCATCTACTCGCTCACAGGTAAGGCCCACCGGGGCACCGCGGAGCTGGGTAGGGGGCCCGAGACCCCGAATGGCATCTGCTTCCGGAGTTCTTCCCGCGCACTCAGTGTGGTGTGCCGGGAGCGGGCCCTGCCGTGTGGGAGCCTCGGTCCATTTAACCCGAAGCCCTTAGGGAAGTCCCCGTTTCCTAGACGAgggaacagaggctcagagggctCCTGTGGGTTGTTCACGGTCCCCCGACTAGATGTGCAGAGCTAAGAGCCAGACCCAGGGCCCGGCTGTCCCAGAGGCCTTGCTCTTACACActgcccaccccccatcccctgctGGTGG
The genomic region above belongs to Neovison vison isolate M4711 chromosome 7, ASM_NN_V1, whole genome shotgun sequence and contains:
- the SLC38A8 gene encoding putative sodium-coupled neutral amino acid transporter 8 produces the protein MAEDHGTLKSGFGAMVGATGSRPGLPEKPVPTAASPTLSSLGAVFILLKSALGAGLLNFPWAFYKAGGVTPAFLVELVSLIFLISGLVILGYAASVSGQATYQGVVGDLCGPTIGKLCEACFVVNLLMISVAFLRVIGDQLEKLCDLLLPSALPALQPWYAEQRFTLPLLSALVILPLSAPREIGFQKYTSILGSLAACYLALVIMVQYYLGPPGLVHEPRPAARPSSWTSMFSVFPTICFGFQCHEAAVSIYCSMRRRSLSHWALVSVLSLLACCLIYSLTGVYGFLTFGTDVSADILMSYPGNDVVIIVARALFGVSIVTVYPIVLFLGRSVMQDFWRRSCYRAGGLGALAEPSGPWVRGLLTVLWVAVTLAMALFLPDLSEIIGIIGGISSFFIFIFPGLCLICAVGVEPVTPRVKCCLEVWGAVSVLVGTFIFGQSTVAAALELF